The following are encoded together in the Aciduricibacillus chroicocephali genome:
- the asnB gene encoding asparagine synthase (glutamine-hydrolyzing) has translation MCGFIGMIRNEAKQPDDAAKLSFKAQNNIIAHRGPDDEGYFHDEYVSFGFRRLSIIDIECGSQPLSYDNDRIRLVFNGEVYNYVELREELLADGYEFATESDTEVIAAMFTKYREQAFKRLRGMFSVLIWDKEEKTMYGVRDPFGIKPLFYRETEEGIVFGSEKKSITMMLENEKVDTEALQQYLSFQFVPEPLTMTEGIKKVEPGHYFVKKPGEALHFERYFHATFHPVLTDKDRWIKRIQDTLYDSVNVHMRSDVPVGSFLSGGIDSTIIVAMAKKFNPNIKTFSVGFEREGFSEVDVAKETADKLEVENISYIITPEEYVEKLPKIMWHMDDPLADPACVPLYFVAREARKHVTVALSGEGSDELFGGYNIYREPGSLKWINSVPNAGRKMLARLAAAMPEGMRGKSFLERGTTPLRERYIGNAKMFENVEKEQFLKTFNPNIDYQQVTGKLYDEVTDYPLVNQMQYVDIHTWMRGDILLKADKMTMANSLELRVPFLDIEVFKTANEIPVDLKIANGTTKQILREAARGIIPDHVLDRKKLGFPVPTRHWLKKELNGWAKQLIQESETDYLLDKSYVANLLEAHCQDKGDYSRKIWTVLMFMLWHQIFIEKKYDFNELAKSENSKKPVFA, from the coding sequence ATGTGTGGATTTATTGGCATGATTCGCAATGAGGCGAAGCAGCCGGATGATGCGGCAAAGCTGTCTTTTAAAGCGCAAAATAACATCATAGCCCACCGTGGCCCGGATGATGAAGGTTATTTCCATGATGAATATGTTTCTTTTGGTTTTAGACGTTTAAGTATTATTGACATTGAATGCGGAAGTCAACCGCTCAGCTATGACAATGATAGAATTCGTCTTGTTTTCAATGGGGAAGTATACAACTACGTTGAGCTTCGTGAAGAGTTGCTAGCGGATGGTTATGAATTCGCAACGGAGTCGGATACTGAAGTCATTGCAGCAATGTTCACGAAATACCGTGAGCAGGCTTTCAAGCGTCTACGCGGCATGTTCTCAGTATTGATCTGGGATAAAGAAGAGAAGACGATGTATGGCGTACGTGATCCGTTTGGCATTAAACCGCTTTTCTACCGTGAAACTGAAGAGGGAATTGTGTTCGGTTCTGAAAAGAAAAGTATTACGATGATGCTTGAAAATGAAAAGGTAGATACAGAAGCGCTTCAGCAATATTTGAGCTTCCAGTTCGTACCTGAACCGCTAACAATGACAGAGGGAATTAAGAAAGTTGAACCTGGTCATTATTTTGTGAAGAAGCCTGGTGAAGCACTCCATTTTGAACGTTATTTCCATGCGACTTTCCATCCAGTTCTAACTGATAAAGACAGATGGATCAAGCGTATTCAGGATACATTGTATGATTCAGTTAATGTTCATATGCGTTCAGATGTGCCTGTCGGTTCTTTCCTATCCGGTGGTATTGACTCTACAATCATCGTAGCAATGGCTAAGAAATTTAATCCGAACATCAAAACATTCTCGGTTGGTTTTGAACGTGAAGGTTTCTCAGAAGTTGATGTTGCCAAAGAAACAGCGGACAAGCTCGAAGTTGAAAATATTTCTTACATCATTACACCGGAAGAATATGTTGAAAAGCTTCCGAAAATCATGTGGCATATGGATGATCCGCTTGCAGATCCAGCATGTGTGCCTCTATACTTTGTAGCAAGAGAAGCTCGAAAGCATGTGACAGTAGCCCTTTCTGGTGAAGGGTCGGATGAACTGTTTGGCGGTTATAACATATACCGTGAACCAGGTTCATTGAAATGGATTAACTCTGTTCCAAACGCTGGTCGTAAAATGCTTGCTCGTCTTGCTGCAGCGATGCCAGAAGGAATGCGTGGCAAGAGCTTCCTTGAGCGTGGGACAACACCACTTAGAGAACGCTATATTGGTAATGCGAAGATGTTTGAGAATGTTGAGAAGGAACAATTCCTTAAAACATTTAATCCGAACATTGACTATCAGCAGGTCACTGGCAAGTTATATGATGAAGTCACTGACTATCCGCTTGTGAACCAGATGCAATATGTCGATATCCATACTTGGATGCGCGGTGATATTTTGCTAAAGGCTGACAAGATGACAATGGCAAATTCATTGGAATTGCGTGTACCTTTCCTTGATATCGAAGTGTTCAAGACAGCGAATGAAATTCCAGTTGATTTGAAGATTGCCAATGGAACTACAAAGCAAATCTTGCGTGAAGCTGCACGCGGCATTATTCCTGACCATGTGCTAGACCGTAAGAAGCTTGGTTTCCCGGTACCGACACGTCATTGGTTGAAGAAAGAGCTTAATGGCTGGGCGAAACAGCTCATTCAGGAAAGTGAAACAGATTATTTGCTGGATAAATCTTATGTAGCGAATCTTCTTGAAGCACATTGCCAGGACAAAGGGGACTACAGCCGTAAAATTTGGACAGTACTTATGTTCATGCTATGGCATCAAATTTTCATCGAAAAGAAATATGATTTTAATGAACTTGCTAAGTCCGAGAATTCCAAAAAGCCGGTCTTTGCATAA
- the metK gene encoding methionine adenosyltransferase — translation MVHNRRLFTSESVTEGHPDKICDQISDAILDEILKKDPNGRVACETVVTTGMVLVSGEITTETYVDIPAIVRRTVKEIGYTRAKYGFDADTCAVLTAIDEQSPDIAEGVNTALEARKGEMSDAEISAIGAGDQGLMFGYACNETDELMPLPISLAHRLAKRLANVRKEGIVSYLRPDGKTQVTVEYDENDKPVRVDTIVISTQHHQDIELAQIEKDMKEHVVKEVVPAELLDDETKYFINPTGRFVIGGPQGDAGLTGRKIIVDTYGGYARHGGGAFSGKDATKVDRSAAYAARYVAKNIVAAKLADSCEVQLAYAIGVAEPVSISVNTFGTGKVEEERLVRAIRKLFDLRPAGIIRMLDLQKPIFKQTAAYGHFGRTDTTFTWERTDKTEELCALVQQKESCQ, via the coding sequence ATGGTACACAATCGTCGCTTGTTTACATCCGAATCTGTTACAGAAGGACATCCGGATAAAATCTGTGATCAGATTTCGGATGCAATTTTAGATGAAATTCTTAAGAAAGACCCGAACGGTCGTGTTGCATGTGAGACGGTTGTAACTACTGGAATGGTTCTTGTTTCCGGTGAGATTACAACTGAAACATATGTCGATATCCCGGCAATCGTTCGCCGCACAGTGAAGGAAATTGGCTATACAAGGGCTAAGTATGGCTTTGATGCTGATACATGCGCTGTTCTGACGGCAATTGATGAACAATCTCCTGATATTGCGGAAGGTGTCAATACGGCATTGGAAGCGCGTAAGGGAGAAATGTCTGACGCGGAGATTTCTGCAATTGGAGCAGGGGACCAGGGTCTTATGTTTGGCTATGCATGCAACGAAACTGATGAGTTGATGCCTTTGCCAATTTCACTTGCTCACCGTCTTGCCAAACGTCTTGCTAATGTACGCAAGGAAGGAATTGTATCTTACTTGCGCCCGGATGGGAAGACGCAGGTTACAGTAGAATATGATGAAAACGATAAACCGGTACGTGTCGATACGATTGTCATTTCAACTCAGCATCACCAGGACATTGAACTGGCCCAGATTGAAAAGGACATGAAGGAACATGTCGTTAAAGAAGTCGTACCGGCAGAATTGCTTGATGATGAGACAAAGTATTTCATCAATCCGACTGGCCGCTTCGTAATTGGCGGACCACAGGGAGATGCTGGTCTTACAGGTCGTAAAATTATCGTTGACACATATGGAGGCTATGCGCGTCATGGCGGCGGTGCCTTCAGTGGAAAAGATGCGACAAAAGTTGACCGCTCAGCTGCTTACGCGGCACGTTACGTCGCAAAGAATATTGTTGCTGCCAAGCTTGCGGATTCATGTGAAGTACAGCTTGCCTACGCAATTGGTGTCGCTGAACCGGTTTCCATCTCAGTGAATACTTTCGGAACTGGAAAAGTCGAAGAAGAAAGGCTCGTCCGCGCAATTCGCAAATTGTTTGATCTACGTCCAGCAGGTATTATCCGCATGCTTGACTTGCAGAAACCGATCTTCAAGCAGACAGCTGCATATGGTCACTTTGGCCGTACTGATACGACTTTCACATGGGAAAGAACAGATAAGACTGAAGAATTGTGTGCGCTTGTGCAACAGAAGGAATCCTGCCAATAA
- the pckA gene encoding phosphoenolpyruvate carboxykinase (ATP), whose protein sequence is MNKVESSALLNELKGHEGLNSNLSVPRLVEKILERGEAELSETGAVCAKTGKYTGRSPKDKFIVKDDITENTVDWGDVNQPIDSASFDKLYNKVIDYLKQKNEIFLFKGFAGADKNYRLPIQVFNEYAWHNLFASQLFIRPTAEELASHEAGFTIVSAPTFKANPEEDGTKSETFIIVNFTKRIVLIGGTEYAGEMKKSIFSVMNYMLPQQDVLSMHCSANVGQEGDVALFFGLSGTGKTTLSADPYRRLIGDDEHGWGPNGVFNIEGGCYAKTINLSEEKEPQIFNAIRFGSVLENVILDSETRLPDYDDTSLTENTRAAYDIDNIDNIVLPSVAGHPNAIIFLTADASGTLPPISRLTKEQAMYHFLSGYTSKLAGTERGVTEPQATFSACFGAPFLPLAPAKYAEMLGKKIDEHNARVYLVNTGWTGGSYGEGSRMKLSYTRAMIHAALEGELNNVETATDEIFGLNIPLQVPGVPDEVLVPKNTWADKDAYDSAAKALANKFHENFKKFEASDEIKQAGPAYKG, encoded by the coding sequence ATGAACAAGGTTGAATCATCCGCATTGCTTAATGAATTGAAAGGCCATGAAGGCTTAAACAGTAATTTATCAGTACCACGTCTCGTTGAAAAAATTCTCGAACGCGGTGAAGCTGAACTGAGTGAAACAGGTGCAGTATGTGCCAAAACGGGAAAATATACTGGGCGTTCTCCTAAAGATAAGTTCATCGTTAAAGACGATATTACAGAAAATACTGTTGACTGGGGCGACGTGAATCAGCCGATCGATAGCGCCTCTTTTGACAAACTATATAATAAAGTAATAGATTACCTTAAGCAAAAAAATGAAATTTTCCTTTTCAAAGGTTTTGCTGGGGCTGATAAGAACTACCGCCTTCCTATTCAGGTGTTCAATGAATATGCGTGGCATAACCTTTTCGCAAGCCAGCTCTTCATCCGTCCGACTGCTGAAGAACTTGCTTCCCATGAAGCTGGCTTCACAATCGTTTCTGCTCCGACTTTCAAAGCGAACCCTGAAGAAGACGGAACCAAATCCGAAACGTTCATTATCGTAAACTTCACAAAGCGCATTGTTCTCATCGGGGGAACTGAATATGCCGGTGAAATGAAGAAATCCATCTTCTCAGTTATGAACTACATGCTTCCACAACAAGATGTTCTATCCATGCACTGCTCTGCAAACGTTGGCCAGGAAGGCGACGTTGCCCTATTCTTCGGTCTTTCCGGAACAGGGAAAACGACTTTGTCAGCGGATCCGTACCGTCGTTTGATCGGTGATGATGAACACGGTTGGGGGCCAAATGGTGTCTTCAACATCGAAGGCGGCTGCTATGCTAAGACAATTAATTTGTCAGAAGAAAAAGAACCGCAAATTTTCAATGCAATCCGCTTCGGTTCGGTACTTGAAAATGTAATTCTTGATTCAGAAACACGCCTTCCGGATTATGATGATACTTCTTTGACAGAAAACACTCGTGCTGCCTATGATATCGATAATATTGATAATATCGTGTTGCCAAGTGTTGCCGGTCATCCGAACGCAATTATCTTCCTTACTGCTGATGCTTCAGGTACTTTGCCTCCAATCAGCAGACTTACTAAAGAGCAGGCTATGTACCATTTCCTTAGCGGATACACTTCTAAGCTTGCTGGTACAGAGCGTGGTGTAACAGAACCGCAGGCAACTTTCTCTGCTTGCTTCGGCGCGCCATTCTTGCCGCTTGCACCTGCAAAATACGCTGAAATGCTCGGTAAGAAGATTGATGAGCACAATGCACGCGTATACCTTGTGAACACTGGATGGACTGGTGGATCATACGGCGAAGGATCACGTATGAAACTTTCTTACACACGTGCAATGATCCACGCTGCCTTGGAAGGCGAATTGAACAATGTCGAAACAGCAACAGATGAGATTTTTGGTTTGAACATTCCTCTTCAAGTACCTGGTGTACCTGATGAAGTGCTCGTTCCGAAAAACACATGGGCTGATAAAGATGCCTATGATTCTGCTGCCAAGGCACTTGCAAACAAATTCCATGAAAACTTCAAGAAATTTGAAGCAAGTGATGAAATCAAACAAGCAGGTCCTGCTTATAAAGGCTAA
- a CDS encoding ABC transporter substrate-binding protein — MKKLRITGILLLFLTFTMLAACGPGSDDKKDSDGQKVEKIKLGEVTRSVFYAPEYVALEKGFFKDAGLDVDLQTTWGGDKTMTALLSASVDIALVGSETSIYVHEQKPKDKVINFAQLTRTDGTFLVSKEADPDFTWDKLKGSSFLGQRKGGMPQMVGEFVLKKNDIDPKTDLNLKQNIDFANIPGAFVSGDDQYVQLFEPTASIFEKEGKGHILASFGEASGEVPYTVFMAKESMLKKDAATIQKFTDAIYKAQQWVDANDAKTIAKVIAPYFEDTDVDMLAASINRYKEQGSYALDPLLKKDAWNNLKDIMDAAGELPGKAPYEELVNTDFAKKAMKK, encoded by the coding sequence ATGAAGAAACTGCGAATAACCGGGATTCTCTTACTATTCCTCACCTTCACAATGCTCGCCGCATGCGGGCCCGGAAGTGATGATAAAAAAGATTCCGATGGCCAAAAAGTCGAGAAGATTAAACTTGGCGAAGTAACACGCTCTGTCTTTTATGCGCCGGAGTATGTCGCACTGGAAAAAGGTTTCTTCAAAGATGCGGGACTTGATGTCGATCTGCAGACGACTTGGGGTGGCGATAAGACAATGACAGCTTTGCTATCCGCAAGTGTTGATATCGCCCTTGTCGGATCTGAGACATCTATCTATGTGCATGAGCAAAAACCAAAAGATAAAGTTATCAACTTTGCACAGCTTACACGAACCGACGGAACGTTCCTCGTATCGAAAGAAGCAGACCCTGATTTCACATGGGATAAGCTGAAAGGCAGCTCGTTCCTCGGTCAGCGCAAAGGCGGCATGCCACAAATGGTCGGTGAGTTCGTCCTCAAGAAGAACGACATTGACCCGAAAACAGATCTTAATTTGAAACAGAATATTGATTTTGCAAACATCCCAGGTGCTTTTGTGTCCGGTGATGATCAATATGTCCAGTTGTTTGAACCAACAGCGAGTATTTTTGAAAAAGAGGGAAAAGGTCATATCCTTGCTTCATTTGGAGAAGCCTCTGGTGAAGTACCCTACACTGTCTTCATGGCAAAAGAAAGCATGCTGAAAAAAGATGCGGCAACGATTCAAAAGTTCACTGACGCTATTTATAAAGCTCAGCAATGGGTAGATGCGAATGATGCAAAAACAATCGCTAAGGTCATCGCTCCATATTTTGAAGATACTGATGTCGATATGCTTGCCGCCTCTATCAATCGTTATAAGGAACAAGGTTCATACGCATTGGATCCTCTCCTTAAGAAAGATGCATGGAACAATTTGAAAGACATCATGGATGCAGCTGGTGAGTTGCCTGGCAAAGCACCATACGAAGAATTGGTGAATACAGATTTTGCAAAGAAAGCGATGAAAAAGTAA
- a CDS encoding ABC transporter ATP-binding protein, with translation MTFLSIDNISHLFFNKDSTTEALDSISFTMNEGEFISLLGPSGCGKSTLLNIIAGLINQTEGEVLLQGKRLRDQEHKIGYMLQQDYLFPWKTILDNVMLGPQIAKVRNEEIELEAMNLLEEVGLTGVEDKYPNSLSGGMRQRAALVRTLINEPEILLLDEPFSALDYFTKLKLEDLVSKILKTYQKTAILVTHDIGEAISMSDRIIVLDRQPGKIHQIFEVPIELRNERPFLCRRHSKYQTIFEKVWGAMNVIEAGTATIESGGRHETE, from the coding sequence ATGACATTCCTCTCCATTGATAATATATCTCATCTCTTCTTCAATAAGGACAGTACAACTGAAGCACTTGATTCAATCAGCTTCACGATGAATGAGGGGGAATTCATCTCCCTCTTAGGCCCGAGCGGTTGCGGTAAATCTACCTTGCTCAATATTATTGCCGGACTGATTAATCAGACTGAGGGCGAAGTGCTGCTGCAAGGAAAACGACTCAGAGACCAGGAACATAAAATCGGCTATATGCTTCAGCAAGATTATTTGTTTCCATGGAAAACCATTCTCGACAATGTGATGCTCGGACCACAGATTGCCAAAGTGAGAAATGAAGAAATAGAGCTGGAAGCAATGAATCTCCTTGAAGAAGTCGGACTGACCGGGGTTGAGGATAAGTATCCTAACTCACTCTCTGGAGGCATGAGACAGAGAGCAGCACTTGTCCGGACGCTTATTAATGAACCTGAGATTCTCCTGCTTGATGAACCATTCTCTGCGCTCGATTACTTTACGAAGCTGAAACTTGAAGATCTTGTCTCCAAAATATTAAAAACCTATCAAAAAACTGCAATCCTCGTAACACATGATATTGGAGAAGCAATCTCAATGAGCGATCGGATCATCGTCTTGGACCGGCAACCCGGGAAAATTCACCAAATCTTTGAAGTACCGATCGAACTGAGAAACGAGCGGCCATTCCTCTGCCGGCGTCATTCAAAATATCAGACAATCTTCGAAAAAGTATGGGGAGCGATGAATGTAATTGAAGCAGGTACAGCCACCATAGAAAGCGGGGGCCGCCATGAAACAGAATAA
- a CDS encoding ABC transporter permease, translating into MKQNKETLWKQHLNRLKLEKRVVLFWQLLIFVTFFIFWEVASRMYWIDPLLFSSPSSIYEMLSRRLAGGSMLVHIRVTLFETILGFVIGTIAGILIASALWASKRLSNVLDPYLVILNAMPKVALGPIIIVAFGPGYFSIIAMGAMVSVIITALVVYTGFREADPNYERVLRSFGATRFQVFKEAVFPSTLPAIISTFKVNVGLAWVGVIVGEFLVSKQGLGYLIIYGFQVFDFTLVMSSLILIAIFAALMFKLVEKIEKWLIRHTS; encoded by the coding sequence ATGAAACAGAATAAAGAAACGCTTTGGAAGCAACACCTGAACCGTCTTAAACTCGAGAAAAGGGTCGTTCTTTTTTGGCAGTTGCTCATATTCGTGACTTTCTTCATTTTTTGGGAAGTTGCTAGTAGAATGTATTGGATTGATCCTCTTCTATTCAGCTCACCATCGAGCATATATGAAATGCTTAGCAGAAGACTTGCTGGTGGCTCCATGCTTGTGCACATTAGAGTGACATTATTTGAAACAATTCTGGGCTTTGTAATTGGAACAATTGCCGGTATTCTTATTGCAAGTGCACTTTGGGCCTCAAAAAGATTATCTAATGTTCTGGATCCGTACCTTGTCATCCTTAATGCGATGCCAAAAGTCGCTTTGGGACCGATCATTATCGTAGCATTTGGCCCTGGTTATTTCTCCATCATCGCAATGGGCGCAATGGTTTCAGTAATCATTACTGCCCTTGTCGTTTATACAGGATTCAGGGAAGCAGATCCAAATTATGAACGTGTACTGCGAAGCTTCGGTGCGACACGCTTCCAAGTTTTTAAAGAAGCTGTATTCCCGTCAACACTACCGGCAATCATATCCACCTTCAAAGTCAATGTTGGTCTCGCCTGGGTTGGAGTAATTGTTGGAGAATTTCTCGTATCAAAGCAAGGGCTTGGCTATTTGATCATTTATGGATTCCAGGTTTTCGACTTCACTCTCGTTATGTCCAGTCTTATCCTAATAGCCATTTTTGCCGCTTTGATGTTCAAGCTTGTGGAAAAAATTGAAAAATGGCTCATCAGGCACACATCATGA
- the ytkD gene encoding RNA deprotection pyrophosphohydrolase has product MHKFKDYYQNAVTLSFADEPFSRDPKHVWVICRHRGKWLLTAHKERGLEFPGGKVEEGENAKAAAIREVMEETGGEIDKIQYIGQYKVDGKSAMIIKNVYYAEIAKLLPQETYYETDGPVIMEELPKNIRHNAEYSFIMKDKVLTHCLNKIENEIHQ; this is encoded by the coding sequence ATGCACAAGTTCAAAGATTATTATCAAAACGCGGTGACTTTGTCATTTGCCGATGAACCATTCTCAAGGGATCCGAAGCATGTATGGGTCATTTGCCGACATAGAGGCAAATGGCTTCTGACTGCTCACAAGGAACGCGGACTTGAATTTCCCGGGGGCAAGGTTGAAGAAGGTGAAAATGCAAAAGCCGCAGCCATCAGAGAAGTGATGGAAGAAACGGGCGGAGAAATTGATAAGATCCAATATATTGGTCAGTACAAAGTAGATGGAAAAAGCGCTATGATCATTAAGAATGTCTATTATGCAGAAATTGCAAAATTGCTGCCGCAGGAAACATATTATGAGACGGACGGACCGGTGATCATGGAGGAGCTGCCAAAAAATATTCGGCATAATGCTGAATATAGTTTCATTATGAAAGATAAAGTACTTACCCATTGCCTGAACAAAATAGAAAATGAAATCCATCAGTAA
- a CDS encoding hydrolase — MEKHEFYVNIATGEISRNKVGNNSSFVIHATEDEVYALREQFDQMHGAGVRSFFRAHVPIVSYSNDKANDEYDASLVEAYRLLYELGDETTKKHIAEMNFPIYEEEKE, encoded by the coding sequence ATGGAGAAACATGAATTCTATGTCAATATTGCTACAGGTGAGATCTCACGGAATAAGGTCGGGAACAATAGTTCTTTCGTTATTCATGCAACGGAAGACGAGGTATATGCTCTTCGTGAGCAGTTTGATCAGATGCATGGAGCTGGAGTCCGCTCTTTCTTCAGAGCACATGTACCGATTGTAAGTTACAGTAATGACAAAGCAAATGATGAGTATGATGCAAGTTTGGTTGAAGCTTATCGTCTTCTGTATGAGCTCGGAGATGAAACAACGAAGAAGCATATTGCGGAGATGAATTTTCCGATTTATGAAGAAGAAAAGGAATAA
- the queF gene encoding preQ(1) synthase: MTSKEEQLKDLTLLGNQNVPYSFDYDPSVLEAFENRKPDRDYFVKFNCPEFTTLCPMTNQPDFATIYISYIPDRKMVESKSLKLYLFSYRNHGGFHEDSVNTIMDDLIELMDPRYIEVWGKFTPRGGISIDPYCNYGKPGTKFEKMAENRLMQHDLYPEKIDNR; this comes from the coding sequence ATGACGTCAAAAGAAGAACAATTAAAAGATCTTACATTGCTAGGTAATCAAAATGTCCCTTATTCATTCGATTATGACCCGAGTGTTCTGGAAGCGTTTGAGAACCGAAAACCGGATCGTGATTATTTTGTGAAATTCAACTGCCCAGAATTCACAACACTTTGTCCAATGACAAATCAGCCGGATTTTGCGACAATTTATATAAGTTACATACCTGACAGGAAGATGGTTGAATCCAAGTCACTCAAGCTTTATCTGTTCAGTTATCGAAATCATGGAGGTTTTCATGAAGATAGTGTGAACACAATTATGGACGATCTGATTGAATTAATGGACCCAAGGTATATTGAAGTATGGGGGAAGTTCACACCTCGTGGCGGCATCTCAATTGACCCTTATTGCAATTATGGAAAACCCGGGACTAAATTTGAAAAAATGGCCGAAAACAGGCTAATGCAGCATGATTTATATCCAGAGAAAATTGACAATCGTTAA
- a CDS encoding mechanosensitive ion channel — MNGFVNDYFNGSFMNGLQHTILAIIVLVVGWIVAKIIGNLVEKGLRKTELDEKVFHFFRSDDKKQEKKVDSNRIIGKAVFYLIMLFVLVSVFDLLQLNMIAGPLSNMTATILGFIPAVLKALLILIVGWLVASAVKWAIVKGSKKLNLLHLFYKMKIAKSEEEIEDYVQKAGKLAFGVILLLFIPAVLHALQIDGLAQPVSNLVAAVLAFIPKLFAAVLVFAVGWFVAKVIRNILINILKAAGSERLAKSLQLDKFFEGSSLAQLIGNIVFILIMLPVTIAALDRLELAGITEPAMHMLAEIMNMIPNILIALVLVMIGIWLGRHIGKWTTQYLQRLGFDKLLGKLEIGNAKGTMSPSAVVGYIVQILIVFFLIVQALNLVKLGFLVTIAAAITAYLPNVLAAVLIIGAALILANIVHKVLINMLTGHAKGILAGFAKYAILTIAVFMALTQLGIASSIVTTAFTLILGGLALAFGLAFGLGGKDFAHKYLSRFDNTIEKTGMKDRNAPDIAGELPDPRNRRKRDMLDNE; from the coding sequence ATGAATGGATTTGTGAATGATTATTTCAATGGGAGTTTTATGAATGGGCTCCAGCATACGATTCTTGCCATTATTGTTCTTGTTGTTGGCTGGATTGTAGCTAAAATAATTGGAAACCTTGTGGAGAAGGGACTCCGCAAAACAGAGCTGGATGAGAAAGTATTCCATTTCTTCCGATCTGATGACAAAAAACAAGAAAAGAAAGTGGACTCCAACCGTATAATCGGCAAAGCAGTTTTCTATCTGATTATGCTATTCGTACTCGTATCTGTATTTGATCTGCTTCAGCTGAACATGATTGCCGGTCCGCTATCTAATATGACAGCTACAATTCTTGGATTCATACCTGCAGTTCTCAAAGCCTTACTGATTCTAATTGTCGGTTGGCTCGTAGCTTCAGCTGTAAAATGGGCAATTGTGAAGGGTTCTAAGAAGCTCAACTTGCTTCATCTCTTTTACAAGATGAAGATTGCTAAGTCTGAAGAAGAAATTGAAGATTATGTTCAAAAGGCAGGTAAGCTTGCATTCGGTGTCATTTTGCTTCTATTCATTCCGGCTGTCTTACACGCTCTTCAAATTGATGGACTTGCCCAGCCGGTCAGCAATCTCGTTGCTGCTGTACTTGCATTTATCCCGAAACTGTTTGCAGCGGTACTCGTATTCGCTGTTGGCTGGTTTGTAGCGAAAGTTATTAGAAATATACTGATCAATATTCTAAAGGCAGCTGGTTCTGAACGCCTTGCGAAAAGTCTTCAGCTTGATAAGTTTTTCGAAGGTTCATCTCTTGCCCAGCTAATTGGAAATATCGTCTTTATCCTTATTATGTTGCCGGTCACAATTGCAGCGCTGGACCGTTTAGAGCTTGCAGGAATTACAGAACCAGCTATGCATATGCTTGCGGAAATTATGAATATGATTCCAAATATCCTGATTGCCCTCGTTTTAGTCATGATTGGAATCTGGTTGGGACGCCATATTGGAAAGTGGACGACACAGTATTTACAGCGACTCGGCTTTGACAAGCTGCTTGGTAAACTGGAGATTGGTAATGCAAAAGGGACAATGTCTCCATCTGCAGTTGTCGGATACATCGTCCAAATTCTGATCGTCTTTTTCCTTATCGTTCAGGCACTGAATCTTGTGAAGCTTGGCTTCCTTGTGACAATCGCAGCTGCGATTACAGCATATTTGCCAAATGTTCTTGCTGCAGTTCTAATTATCGGAGCGGCATTGATTCTTGCTAATATAGTTCATAAAGTGCTGATCAATATGCTAACCGGCCATGCAAAAGGAATTCTTGCCGGTTTTGCAAAATATGCAATCTTAACAATTGCAGTCTTTATGGCACTCACTCAGCTAGGTATTGCTTCAAGCATTGTTACAACAGCATTCACCTTAATTCTTGGTGGTCTTGCCTTGGCGTTTGGTCTTGCTTTTGGTCTTGGAGGAAAAGACTTCGCACACAAGTATCTATCCCGTTTTGACAACACGATTGAAAAAACAGGAATGAAGGACCGCAATGCACCAGACATTGCAGGCGAGCTTCCAGACCCTAGAAATCGCAGGAAACGTGATATGTTGGACAATGAGTAG